DNA sequence from the Devosia lacusdianchii genome:
TCAACCCTTTTAGACGTGCTTTGGAGGAGCAGTGAACTTGGTTAGGCGTCGGGCTGACCCGGCTTGCGGCGGTTGAGGAAGCGCGGGCGGCGATTGGCTTCGGCAACCAGCTTGCGGCGCGAAGCGCTATTGCCCACCATCACGCCGTCGACCTGCTGGCTATAGGGCATGTAATTGCCGTCGCCGGCCTTGATGAACAGCGGCAGGCGCAGCTTCTTGCCCCAGTTCTGCCATTCGGCCACGACGCTGTGATTGCCCTCTTCTTCGAAGACGCGGTAGTTCAGCTCGCTGTCGGCATGGACCAGTTCGATCGAGCTGGTCAGAACGCCTTCTTCGGAGATGGCGGTTGCCACGGCGACGCCGATGAATTCGGTCACCGGCACCTTCACCTTGATGGCCACGCCGCTCTGTTCGAGCATGCGCCGCACGGTGACGGTCTTCAC
Encoded proteins:
- a CDS encoding DUF6101 family protein, whose protein sequence is MVHGVAMEGSSVILAFGKPNVADRRFVAANDNGPRDPVKTVTVRRMLEQSGVAIKVKVPVTEFIGVAVATAISEEGVLTSSIELVHADSELNYRVFEEEGNHSVVAEWQNWGKKLRLPLFIKAGDGNYMPYSQQVDGVMVGNSASRRKLVAEANRRPRFLNRRKPGQPDA